One Gloeothece verrucosa PCC 7822 DNA window includes the following coding sequences:
- a CDS encoding response regulator transcription factor has translation MFHILLIDDEEPLLASLSFYLIKEGYKVTTAADGITALKLIAKNMPDLIILDLLLPEMDGIELFWRIRAFSDVPILMLTAKDHEADKVWGLKSGADDYVTKPFSTRELIARIEAILRRTHKRNCEPGDRGAKLVP, from the coding sequence ATGTTTCATATTTTATTAATTGATGATGAGGAACCCTTGCTGGCAAGTCTATCTTTTTATTTGATTAAAGAAGGCTACAAAGTAACCACAGCCGCCGACGGAATAACGGCTTTAAAACTAATTGCTAAAAATATGCCAGACCTGATTATTTTAGATTTATTATTGCCGGAGATGGACGGAATAGAATTGTTTTGGCGTATTAGAGCTTTTTCTGATGTACCAATTTTAATGCTGACAGCTAAAGATCATGAAGCGGATAAAGTGTGGGGCTTAAAATCTGGCGCAGATGATTATGTAACCAAACCTTTTAGCACCCGAGAACTGATTGCAAGAATTGAAGCGATTCTCAGACGTACCCATAAAAGAAATTGCGAACCCGGAGATAGGGGCGCAAAGCTTGTCCCCTAA
- a CDS encoding GAF domain-containing protein — protein sequence MKKPEKQPSMIWVEETYTLPPEEARQTIRNYFRQYRQKIYKTHVSHWHLAQDEQIYFVIRRLSSSPSREQFIQRLTESLERDILVQQTVNELRKRLEVDRVVLYYFYSCWKGQVTFEALSQPEFSIMGMAGPDECFNQEYADWYQAGRFRAISDIENESIAVCHRDFLRSLKVRANLVVPLLNRQGLWGLLIAHHCQGVKFWTLAEIEAMQDAAVRLEQSLAILKS from the coding sequence GTGAAAAAACCAGAAAAGCAGCCTTCAATGATTTGGGTAGAAGAAACCTATACCTTGCCGCCCGAGGAAGCTAGACAAACCATTAGAAACTATTTTAGACAGTATCGTCAAAAAATTTATAAAACCCATGTTTCTCACTGGCATTTGGCTCAAGATGAACAAATATATTTTGTCATTCGGCGGTTGTCAAGTTCTCCTTCTCGTGAACAGTTCATTCAACGATTAACCGAGAGTTTAGAAAGAGATATCCTCGTTCAACAAACAGTGAATGAGTTGAGAAAGCGGCTAGAGGTGGATCGGGTCGTTTTGTACTATTTTTACAGTTGCTGGAAAGGACAGGTAACTTTTGAAGCCCTCAGTCAGCCGGAATTTTCCATTATGGGCATGGCAGGGCCGGATGAGTGTTTTAATCAAGAATATGCGGATTGGTATCAAGCCGGCAGATTCCGGGCGATTAGTGATATTGAAAACGAATCCATAGCGGTATGCCATCGGGATTTTTTAAGAAGTTTAAAGGTTAGAGCGAATTTAGTGGTTCCTTTGTTAAATCGTCAAGGTTTATGGGGTTTATTAATTGCCCATCATTGTCAAGGGGTCAAATTTTGGACCCTTGCAGAAATCGAAGCGATGCAAGATGCGGCTGTTAGGTTAGAACAATCTCTTGCTATTCTTAAGAGTTAA
- a CDS encoding ATP-binding protein — translation MQPEPKVNILLVDDNPNNLLALEAILNSLGQNLVRATSGEDALRRLLQQDFAVILLDVKMPGMDGFETAMLIRERERSRHVPIIFLTAYSKNETQAFKGYSLGAVDYLVKPVESEVLLAKVSVFVELFKKTAQVKQQAEEIALLNTKLEQRVIERTAQLEAANRQKDELFKKEKLARIKAESAEQRFRDLINGLGHVIFWEADAENFQFTFVSQSAEFLLGYSVERWLSESDFWTNILHPDDRNLVQTLHTTSLNSSQTNYPNKGREFEYRCITASGEIIWFRDKVYPVYNDQGIVQKLRGLMIDITESKKAEEALRAQTEELARLTTVLTQTNITLEKRNQELDQFVYVASHDLKSPLRAIANISQWLAEDLEDKLNEETQHQLELMQGRVLRMEKLINGLLHYYRVGRVKMDLENVEIHGLLKEVIIALDPPPGFMIEIEPDLPTISTIRVLLEQVFTNLIGNAIKHHHLPEGTIKIQAERKGKFYEFAVSDDGPGIAPEYHEKVFGMFQTLKSKGKIENTGIGLTLVKKIVESEKGKISIQSQDGKGTTVYFTWPAGD, via the coding sequence ATGCAGCCAGAACCAAAAGTTAATATCCTCTTGGTAGACGACAATCCCAATAATTTACTGGCTCTAGAAGCTATACTCAATAGCCTCGGTCAAAATCTTGTCAGGGCAACATCCGGAGAAGATGCTCTCAGACGTTTATTACAACAAGATTTTGCGGTCATTCTCCTTGACGTAAAAATGCCAGGAATGGATGGATTTGAAACCGCTATGCTGATTCGAGAAAGAGAGCGCTCGCGTCACGTTCCCATTATTTTCTTGACCGCTTATAGTAAAAATGAGACTCAAGCATTCAAGGGCTATTCTTTGGGAGCAGTGGACTATTTAGTTAAACCGGTAGAATCAGAAGTTTTACTGGCTAAAGTGAGTGTGTTTGTTGAGTTATTTAAAAAAACAGCCCAAGTCAAACAACAAGCCGAAGAAATTGCGCTACTCAATACTAAATTAGAGCAACGAGTCATAGAAAGAACGGCCCAATTAGAAGCGGCTAATCGGCAAAAAGACGAATTATTTAAAAAAGAAAAACTAGCTAGAATTAAAGCTGAATCAGCCGAGCAGCGTTTTCGAGATTTAATTAACGGCTTAGGTCATGTAATTTTTTGGGAAGCCGATGCAGAAAATTTTCAATTTACTTTTGTCAGCCAAAGTGCCGAATTTTTACTCGGCTATTCCGTAGAACGTTGGCTATCAGAATCGGATTTTTGGACTAATATTCTTCATCCAGATGATCGAAATTTAGTACAGACTTTACATACCACGTCTCTAAATTCTTCTCAAACAAATTATCCAAATAAAGGGCGTGAGTTTGAGTATCGCTGTATTACTGCGTCCGGAGAAATAATTTGGTTTCGTGATAAGGTTTATCCGGTTTACAATGATCAAGGGATTGTGCAAAAATTACGCGGCTTGATGATTGATATCACCGAAAGCAAGAAAGCCGAAGAAGCTTTGAGGGCACAAACAGAAGAATTAGCAAGGTTGACTACAGTTTTAACTCAGACCAATATAACCTTAGAAAAGCGGAATCAAGAACTTGATCAATTTGTTTATGTGGCTTCTCATGACCTTAAATCTCCTCTAAGAGCCATTGCTAATATTTCTCAATGGTTGGCCGAAGACCTTGAAGATAAGTTAAACGAAGAAACTCAACATCAATTGGAACTGATGCAAGGGCGAGTCTTGCGAATGGAAAAACTGATTAATGGTCTTCTACATTATTATCGTGTCGGACGAGTTAAAATGGACTTAGAAAATGTAGAGATACACGGATTATTAAAAGAAGTGATTATTGCTTTAGATCCACCTCCTGGCTTTATGATTGAAATTGAACCTGATCTGCCAACTATATCTACAATACGAGTGCTATTAGAGCAAGTTTTTACTAATTTAATTGGAAATGCGATTAAACATCATCATCTTCCCGAAGGAACGATTAAAATTCAAGCCGAAAGAAAAGGGAAGTTTTATGAGTTTGCCGTGTCGGATGATGGTCCAGGGATTGCACCGGAATATCATGAAAAAGTGTTTGGGATGTTTCAAACGCTAAAATCCAAAGGGAAGATAGAAAATACCGGTATCGGGTTAACGCTAGTGAAAAAAATCGTTGAAAGTGAAAAAGGCAAGATTTCTATTCAATCTCAAGATGGTAAAGGCACAACTGTATATTTTACTTGGCCTGCTGGGGATTAA
- a CDS encoding sensor histidine kinase, with the protein MTFKRYKSMPLRWNSIHAKLLATYLVLIGLGTFLLGGYLLWSFYMFFMKMKQAELEIWTTNFTQDVTEAIRKNNIVKIDALVRRYGAPDTITLRIFSANGHLLATSAPDIDRQVKNWSDIPGMKIALSNQTVNGVAKGVLSDEDRLYTVRPIIENGRRVGIIRMSFTLGQFQRQFRSLWITILATVLLTFVLCAFISACLANSLAQPILAMRNFAVRLGNGHLGEKLNILRKDELGQLADELNRMSELLASVDRKRRTFLANVSHELRTPVSNVKVTLEALERGAISEPELCDRFIQTAQQEINRLSRLVQDLLYLGSVEAGVTPLEKQSVSIRSLINRAVQTMELRTFPLRLKIDNDIPDLQLQVDSERLLQALLNILENAIKYSRYPPKIAISGYIAGNQMLIKITDSGMGISQEDLSHIFEEFYRSDSSRHSEGTGLGLAISKRLVELHGGKITADSVVGQGTTITICLPIINE; encoded by the coding sequence ATGACCTTTAAAAGATATAAATCAATGCCCTTAAGATGGAATTCTATTCATGCCAAACTACTAGCGACTTATCTAGTGTTAATTGGACTAGGTACATTCCTTCTCGGTGGGTATTTGTTATGGTCTTTTTATATGTTTTTTATGAAAATGAAACAGGCAGAGTTAGAAATTTGGACTACTAATTTTACTCAAGATGTGACGGAGGCAATTAGAAAGAATAATATTGTCAAAATAGACGCTTTAGTCCGGCGCTATGGCGCACCAGACACCATTACCTTACGGATTTTTAGTGCTAACGGTCATCTATTGGCGACTTCTGCTCCTGACATAGATAGGCAAGTAAAAAATTGGTCAGACATTCCAGGAATGAAAATAGCTCTTTCAAATCAAACAGTTAATGGAGTGGCTAAAGGGGTTCTCTCTGACGAAGACAGACTATATACTGTACGTCCAATCATCGAGAATGGTCGTCGTGTGGGAATTATTCGGATGTCTTTCACTCTAGGGCAATTTCAGCGTCAGTTTCGTTCTCTGTGGATAACGATTTTAGCGACAGTGTTGCTAACCTTTGTCCTGTGTGCTTTTATTAGTGCTTGCTTGGCTAATAGTCTAGCACAGCCCATTTTAGCGATGCGTAATTTCGCAGTCCGTCTTGGCAATGGTCATTTAGGAGAAAAATTAAATATCTTGAGGAAAGACGAACTAGGACAATTAGCAGATGAATTGAACCGAATGAGTGAGTTACTGGCTTCGGTAGATCGCAAAAGGCGAACATTTCTGGCTAATGTTTCTCATGAATTGCGGACTCCGGTAAGTAACGTTAAAGTAACCCTAGAAGCTCTCGAAAGAGGGGCGATCTCTGAACCCGAATTATGTGATCGCTTTATTCAAACAGCACAACAGGAAATTAACCGTCTCTCGCGGCTGGTTCAAGATTTACTCTATTTAGGAAGCGTTGAGGCCGGGGTTACTCCGCTAGAAAAACAGTCTGTGAGTATTCGTTCTTTGATTAACCGGGCTGTACAAACGATGGAGTTAAGGACATTTCCTTTGAGGCTAAAAATTGATAATGATATTCCTGATCTCCAATTACAGGTTGACTCAGAAAGACTTTTGCAAGCTCTTTTAAATATTTTAGAAAATGCTATTAAATACTCACGTTATCCTCCTAAAATTGCCATTAGCGGCTATATCGCAGGAAACCAAATGCTAATAAAAATTACTGATAGCGGCATGGGGATTAGCCAAGAAGACCTGTCTCACATTTTTGAAGAATTTTACCGCTCTGACTCCTCTCGTCACAGCGAAGGCACAGGCTTAGGTCTTGCCATTAGCAAGCGTCTTGTAGAACTTCACGGAGGGAAAATTACTGCTGATAGTGTTGTGGGACAGGGAACCACTATAACCATTTGCCTGCCCATAATCAACGAATAA
- a CDS encoding HAMP domain-containing protein: protein MSNSQQTYNNDTLDLQELLKTLVAVKKGDFSARLPIDHTGMAGKVADTLNEIIEMNEKMAAELERISTVVGKEGQLAQRADVGNASGSWSACIDSVNHLISDLVQPTAETAKVIRAVANGDLSQTIATEIEGRPLKGEFLATATVVNTMVAQLSSFASEVTRVAREVGTEGKLGVQAEVTGVAGTWKDLTDSVNQMAGNLTAQVRNIAEVATAIALGDLSKKITVNVKGEILELKNTVNTMVDQLNSFASEVTRVAREVGTEGKLGVQAEVPGVAGTWKDLTDSVNLMAGNLTAQVRNIAEVTTAVAMGDLSKKVTADVKGEILELKNTVNTMVDQLNSFASEVTRVAREVGAEGKLGGQAEVRGVAGTWKDLTDSVNFMAGSLTAQVRNIAEVTTAVANGDLSKKITVDVKGEILELKNTINTMVDQLNSFAGEVTRVAREVGTEGKLGVQAEVRGVAGTWKDLTDSVNSMAGNLTAQVRNIAEVATAIASGDLSKKITVDVKGEIFELKNTINIMVDQLNSFASEVTRVAREVGAEGKLGGQAEVRGVAGTWKDLTDSVNFMAGSLTAQVRNIAEVTTAVANGDLSKKITVDVKGEILELKNTINTMVDQLNSFASEVTRVAREVGTEGKLGVQAEVRGVAGTWKDLTDSVNSMASSLTAQVRNIAEVTTAVANGDLSRKITVDVKGEILELKNTINTMVDQLNSFASEVTRVAREVGTEGKLGVQAYVKGVAGTWKDLTDNVNSMAGNLTAQVRNIAEVTKAVASGDLSKKITVDVKGEILELKNTINTMVDQLSSFASEVTRVAREVGTEGKLGGQAQVTGVAGIWKDLTDNVNSMAGNLTAQVRGIARVVTAVANGDLKRKLMLDAKGEIETLADTINEMIDTLATFADQVTTVAREVGIEGKLGGQAKVPGASGTWRHLTDNVNELAANLTTQVRAIAEVAIAVAKGDLTRSISVQAEGELAVLKDNINQMIANLRETTQKNTEQDWLKTNLAKFTRMLQGQRDLETVSKLILSELASLVGAQHGVFFLMDERDGRGTYLKLLSSYAYRERKNLSNRFYLGEGLVGQCALEKERILLTSVPEDYIKISSGLGDASPNNVVVLPVLFEGQVTAVIELASFQRFSEIHLTFFDQLSESIAIVLNTIAASMRTEELLKQSQSLAEELQTQQGELRETNQRLEQQAQSLKASEELLKKQQEQLQQTNEALEEKARLLSLQNEEVERKNAEIEQARRSLEEKAEQLALTSRYKSEFLANMSHELRTPLNSLLILAKLLADNIENNLTPKQVEYAATIYSSGSDLLGLINDILDLAKIESGTMSIEVEQMQLEDLRHQIERSFRQIAHDKGLEFSIIFDPRLPSSIYTDSKRLQQVLKNLLSNAFKFTAKGQVSLSLEPAIRGWSLDNEILNSAELVLAFAVTDTGIGIAPEKQKLIFEAFQQADGTTSRQYGGTGLGLSISREIARLLGGEITVISRLGYGSTFTLYLPQTYLGISHTLPSNNLAKNQEQENISQTPLIAPSLNPLLKQPVNPNPPITVETVATTVTVPQIDPQTRDGNGGTQYREHLVFTEEPLINAPSVGLAWSDDRSNIAPGDRTIVILEDDINFARLLLEVVREQGFKGLIAMRCSSGLAMIQKHHPCAVILDICLPGDSGWTVLDRIKHDPYSRHIPAIIMSVKDERYRGQKLGAYRYYQKPMIKEKLTQIIVDLKQFIERTVKNLFLVSNDEGLLTDLRDIIGSSDVRIDTANTIAAGIERISNTQDKIDCVVLDAKLPAMDNLAVFEEQLQSLKNRELPIVIYAQNNQLNEPQKLAIERLSHTLHIKVADSQMSLFYETALLLHRKQSDLPEQGQVILKQLHNTIGNILADKKVLVVDDDVRNIFALTSLLERHRMQVIPAENGAAGIAYLQNTPDIDLVLMDVMMPGMDGYETMKTIRKIPQFHSLPIIALTAKAMKGDRDKCLDAGASDYITKPVDTEQLLSILRVWLS, encoded by the coding sequence ATGTCTAATTCACAGCAAACCTACAACAACGATACGTTAGATCTCCAAGAACTTCTCAAAACCCTAGTGGCTGTCAAAAAAGGAGACTTTTCTGCACGTCTTCCCATCGATCACACCGGCATGGCGGGAAAAGTTGCCGATACTCTCAATGAAATTATTGAGATGAACGAAAAAATGGCGGCAGAACTAGAACGTATCAGTACCGTCGTAGGAAAAGAAGGACAACTCGCTCAAAGAGCCGATGTAGGGAATGCGTCGGGTTCGTGGTCCGCTTGTATTGACTCGGTTAACCATCTCATTAGCGACTTAGTGCAACCCACCGCCGAAACCGCTAAAGTGATCCGCGCAGTAGCTAACGGCGATCTCTCCCAAACCATCGCCACTGAAATCGAAGGACGACCCCTAAAAGGCGAATTCCTGGCTACAGCTACCGTCGTTAATACAATGGTGGCTCAGTTGAGTTCGTTTGCAAGTGAGGTAACAAGAGTCGCAAGAGAAGTGGGAACCGAAGGGAAATTAGGCGTACAAGCAGAAGTCACCGGCGTGGCGGGAACCTGGAAAGATTTAACCGACTCGGTGAACCAAATGGCGGGGAATTTAACTGCCCAGGTGAGGAATATTGCTGAGGTAGCAACAGCAATTGCATTAGGAGATTTATCGAAAAAAATTACGGTTAATGTCAAAGGAGAAATCTTAGAGTTAAAAAACACCGTTAATACGATGGTGGATCAACTTAACTCTTTTGCAAGTGAGGTAACAAGGGTAGCAAGGGAAGTAGGAACCGAAGGGAAATTAGGCGTACAAGCAGAAGTTCCAGGGGTAGCGGGTACGTGGAAAGATTTAACCGATAGTGTAAACCTGATGGCGGGAAACCTTACCGCACAAGTGAGAAACATTGCCGAAGTAACCACCGCCGTAGCGATGGGAGATTTATCCAAAAAAGTTACAGCAGATGTAAAAGGAGAAATTTTAGAACTTAAAAACACGGTTAATACAATGGTAGACCAGCTTAACTCCTTTGCCAGTGAGGTAACAAGGGTAGCTCGTGAAGTAGGCGCAGAAGGAAAATTAGGCGGACAAGCAGAAGTTCGAGGCGTTGCCGGAACCTGGAAAGATTTAACCGATAGTGTCAATTTTATGGCGGGTTCGTTAACCGCACAAGTGAGAAACATTGCCGAAGTGACGACGGCGGTGGCAAATGGCGACTTATCTAAGAAGATAACCGTAGATGTAAAAGGGGAAATCTTAGAGTTAAAAAACACCATTAATACGATGGTGGATCAACTTAACTCCTTTGCGGGTGAGGTAACCCGGGTAGCAAGGGAAGTGGGAACCGAAGGAAAATTAGGGGTTCAAGCAGAAGTCCGAGGAGTAGCCGGAACCTGGAAAGACTTAACCGATAGTGTCAACTCGATGGCGGGGAATTTAACCGCACAGGTGAGAAATATTGCTGAGGTAGCAACAGCAATTGCATCGGGTGATTTATCTAAGAAGATTACCGTAGATGTAAAAGGCGAGATTTTTGAATTGAAAAACACCATCAACATCATGGTGGATCAACTTAACTCCTTTGCAAGTGAGGTAACTAGGGTAGCTCGTGAAGTCGGCGCAGAAGGAAAATTAGGCGGACAAGCAGAAGTTCGAGGCGTTGCCGGAACCTGGAAAGATTTAACCGATAGTGTCAATTTTATGGCGGGTTCGTTAACCGCACAGGTGAGAAACATTGCTGAAGTGACGACGGCGGTGGCAAATGGCGACTTATCCAAGAAGATTACTGTAGATGTAAAAGGGGAAATCTTAGAGTTAAAAAACACCATTAATACGATGGTGGATCAACTTAACTCCTTTGCCTCTGAGGTAACCCGGGTAGCAAGGGAAGTGGGAACCGAAGGAAAATTAGGGGTTCAAGCAGAAGTCCGAGGAGTAGCCGGAACCTGGAAAGACTTGACGGATAGTGTCAATTCTATGGCGAGTTCATTAACCGCACAGGTGAGGAATATTGCCGAAGTGACGACGGCGGTGGCAAATGGCGACTTATCGAGGAAGATTACCGTAGATGTAAAAGGGGAAATCTTAGAGTTAAAAAATACCATCAATACGATGGTGGATCAACTTAACTCCTTTGCGTCTGAGGTAACCCGGGTAGCAAGGGAGGTAGGAACCGAAGGAAAATTAGGGGTTCAAGCTTATGTCAAAGGGGTAGCGGGAACCTGGAAAGATTTAACCGATAATGTCAACTCGATGGCCGGAAATCTTACCGCGCAGGTAAGAAACATTGCCGAAGTAACAAAAGCAGTGGCGAGTGGAGACTTATCGAAGAAGATTACCGTAGATGTAAAAGGGGAAATCTTAGAGTTAAAAAATACCATTAATACGATGGTGGATCAACTTTCTTCCTTTGCCTCTGAGGTAACCCGGGTAGCAAGAGAAGTGGGAACCGAAGGAAAACTCGGCGGACAGGCACAAGTCACTGGAGTTGCCGGTATTTGGAAAGATTTAACCGATAATGTCAACTCGATGGCGGGGAATTTAACCGCACAAGTACGAGGGATCGCGCGAGTGGTGACGGCGGTGGCAAATGGGGACTTAAAACGAAAATTAATGCTAGATGCTAAGGGAGAAATTGAAACCCTAGCAGATACCATTAATGAGATGATTGATACCCTAGCAACCTTTGCCGATCAGGTCACTACTGTAGCGCGAGAGGTGGGAATAGAAGGAAAATTAGGGGGACAAGCTAAGGTTCCGGGCGCGTCGGGAACGTGGCGACACCTGACAGATAACGTAAATGAATTAGCCGCTAATTTAACCACTCAGGTAAGAGCGATCGCCGAGGTAGCCATCGCGGTAGCTAAAGGGGACTTAACCCGATCCATTTCGGTACAAGCTGAGGGAGAATTAGCCGTCTTGAAAGATAACATCAACCAGATGATTGCTAACCTAAGAGAAACCACCCAGAAAAACACCGAGCAAGACTGGTTGAAGACGAATCTAGCGAAATTTACCCGAATGCTGCAAGGTCAACGAGATTTAGAAACCGTCTCTAAATTAATTCTCTCGGAACTCGCTTCTTTAGTGGGGGCACAGCATGGGGTATTCTTCTTGATGGATGAACGAGACGGACGAGGAACTTATCTCAAACTCCTTTCTAGCTATGCTTATCGAGAACGAAAAAATCTCTCAAACCGCTTCTATTTAGGAGAAGGATTAGTGGGACAATGTGCCCTAGAAAAAGAACGAATTTTACTCACTTCTGTCCCCGAAGATTACATTAAAATTAGTTCCGGATTAGGCGATGCAAGTCCTAATAATGTGGTGGTGCTACCGGTATTATTTGAAGGACAAGTGACGGCAGTCATTGAGTTGGCCTCGTTCCAGAGATTCTCGGAAATTCATCTGACCTTCTTTGATCAACTCTCAGAAAGTATCGCCATTGTTCTTAACACGATCGCCGCCTCCATGAGAACTGAAGAACTCCTCAAACAGTCTCAATCTTTAGCCGAAGAACTGCAAACCCAACAGGGAGAACTGCGAGAAACCAATCAGCGTCTAGAACAACAAGCGCAGTCTTTAAAAGCTTCCGAAGAACTGCTCAAAAAACAACAAGAACAACTACAACAAACGAACGAAGCCCTGGAAGAAAAAGCGCGTTTACTGTCGTTACAAAATGAAGAAGTTGAACGCAAAAACGCCGAAATAGAACAGGCAAGACGCAGCCTAGAAGAAAAAGCCGAACAGTTAGCCCTTACCTCTCGCTATAAATCAGAATTCTTAGCCAATATGTCTCATGAGTTGAGAACGCCGCTCAACAGTTTGTTAATTTTGGCGAAACTCTTAGCCGATAATATTGAAAATAACCTGACTCCAAAACAAGTAGAATACGCCGCCACTATTTACTCTTCGGGTAGCGATTTGTTGGGATTGATCAACGATATTTTAGACCTGGCGAAGATTGAATCGGGTACCATGTCGATTGAAGTGGAGCAAATGCAACTCGAAGACCTCAGACATCAAATTGAGCGCAGTTTTCGACAAATTGCTCATGATAAAGGACTCGAATTTAGTATTATTTTTGACCCAAGACTGCCCTCATCGATTTATACCGATTCAAAACGCCTACAACAGGTCTTGAAAAATCTACTCTCTAATGCCTTTAAATTTACCGCGAAAGGCCAGGTAAGCTTATCGTTAGAACCGGCTATCAGAGGGTGGAGTTTAGATAATGAGATTTTAAACTCAGCCGAGTTAGTGTTAGCTTTTGCGGTGACAGATACCGGCATAGGCATTGCACCCGAAAAACAGAAGCTCATTTTTGAAGCCTTCCAACAAGCAGACGGCACCACTAGCCGCCAATATGGCGGGACAGGGTTAGGACTTTCTATCAGCCGAGAAATTGCCCGACTCTTAGGAGGTGAAATAACGGTAATTAGCCGCCTCGGTTATGGTAGTACCTTTACCCTGTATTTACCTCAAACTTATCTGGGGATTTCTCACACCTTACCGAGTAACAATCTCGCTAAAAATCAAGAGCAAGAGAATATATCACAAACCCCTCTGATTGCTCCCTCGCTTAACCCACTGCTGAAACAACCCGTCAACCCCAATCCACCCATCACTGTAGAGACAGTGGCTACTACGGTTACAGTACCTCAAATTGATCCCCAAACGCGGGACGGAAACGGGGGGACACAATACAGAGAACACTTAGTATTTACTGAAGAACCCCTCATCAATGCACCTAGTGTTGGACTCGCTTGGAGTGATGACCGCAGCAATATTGCGCCTGGCGATCGCACGATTGTGATTTTAGAAGACGATATCAATTTTGCGCGGCTGTTATTAGAAGTGGTTCGGGAGCAAGGATTTAAAGGGTTAATTGCCATGCGTTGTTCGAGTGGATTAGCCATGATCCAAAAACATCACCCCTGTGCTGTAATTCTCGATATTTGTCTGCCTGGGGATAGTGGCTGGACGGTACTTGATCGCATTAAACATGACCCTTATAGCCGACATATTCCCGCTATTATTATGTCGGTTAAAGATGAACGGTATCGCGGTCAAAAATTAGGGGCTTACCGTTATTACCAAAAACCCATGATTAAAGAAAAGCTCACTCAAATTATTGTTGACCTCAAACAATTTATTGAGCGGACAGTTAAGAATCTTTTCCTTGTGAGCAATGATGAGGGACTTTTAACAGACCTGCGGGACATTATTGGCAGTTCTGATGTGAGAATTGACACCGCTAATACTATAGCCGCAGGCATTGAACGGATTTCTAATACTCAAGACAAAATAGATTGTGTTGTCTTGGATGCGAAATTACCTGCGATGGATAATTTAGCCGTTTTTGAAGAACAGTTACAAAGCTTGAAAAACCGAGAATTACCCATTGTTATTTATGCTCAAAATAACCAGTTAAATGAGCCGCAAAAATTAGCCATCGAGCGTTTAAGTCATACACTTCACATTAAAGTTGCCGATTCTCAGATGAGTCTTTTCTATGAAACGGCTCTATTGTTACATCGAAAACAGTCGGATTTACCCGAACAAGGGCAAGTCATCCTCAAACAATTACACAATACTATAGGCAATATTTTGGCTGACAAAAAAGTGTTAGTGGTTGATGATGATGTTCGCAATATTTTCGCTTTAACCAGTTTATTAGAGCGGCATAGAATGCAGGTTATTCCCGCCGAAAATGGAGCGGCTGGTATTGCTTATTTACAAAACACACCGGATATAGACCTTGTATTAATGGACGTGATGATGCCTGGAATGGATGGTTATGAAACCATGAAAACTATCCGAAAAATTCCTCAATTTCACTCACTCCCCATCATTGCCCTAACGGCTAAAGCCATGAAAGGTGACCGAGATAAATGTCTCGATGCCGGGGCTTCAGACTACATCACTAAACCTGTAGATACCGAGCAATTACTTTCCATCCTGCGGGTTTGGCTCTCTTGA